One Saccharomyces eubayanus strain FM1318 chromosome VIII, whole genome shotgun sequence genomic window carries:
- the ESA1 gene encoding NuA4 histone acetyltransferase complex catalytic subunit ESA1, whose amino-acid sequence MSHDGEEEPGIAKKVDSVDDIIIKCQCWVEKNDEERLAEILSINTRKSPPKFYVHYVNYNKRLDEWITTERINLDKDVLYPKPKAVDDEDNKRQKKKKTPAATPQATLQDGVDGMSRENTDVMDLDNLNVQGIKDENISHEDEIKKLRTSGSMTQNPHEVARVRNLNRIIMGKYEIEPWYFSPYPIELTDEDFIYIDDFTLQYFGSKKQYERYRKKCTLRHPPGNEIYRDDYVSFFEIDGRKQRTWCRNLCLLSKLFLDHKTLYYDVDPFLFYCMTRRDELGHHLVGYFSKEKESADAYNVACILTLPQYQRMGYGKLLIEFSYELSKKENKVGSPEKPLSDLGLLSYRAYWSDTLITLLVEHKKEITIDEISSMTSMTTTDILHTAKTLNILRYYKGQHIIFLNEDILDRYNLLKAKKRRNIDANRLIWKPPVFTASQLRFAW is encoded by the coding sequence ATGTCACATGACGGGGAAGAAGAACCTGGTATTGCCAAAAAGGTAGACTCTGTagatgatattattattaaatGCCAATGTTGGgtcgaaaaaaatgatgagGAACGTCTTGCTGAGATATTATCGAtaaatacaagaaaatcACCACCAAAATTTTATGTCCACTACGTCAATTACAATAAGCGTTTGGACGAATGGATCACCACTGAGAGAATAAACCTGGATAAAGATGTACTGTAtccaaaaccaaaagcAGTTGACGACGAAGATAACAAGaggcaaaagaagaagaaaacaccCGCCGCCACACCTCAGGCAACTTTGCAAGACGGAGTAGATGGTATGTCAAGAGAAAATACAGATGTTATGGATTTAGACAATCTGAATGTACAAGGaattaaagatgaaaatatatCACACGAGGATGAAATTAAGAAATTGAGAACTTCCGGTTCCATGACTCAAAATCCACACGAAGTGGCGCGTGTCAGAAACTTGAACCGAATAATCATGGGGAAATACGAAATAGAACCATGGTATTTCTCTCCATACCCCATTGAATTAACCGATGAGGACTTTATTTATATTGATGACTTTACACTGCAATATTTTGGATCTAAGAAACAATACGAACGCTACAGGAAGAAGTGCACACTTAGACACCCACCAGGGAATGAAATTTATCGTGATGATTAcgtatctttttttgaaatcgaTGGGAGAAAGCAGAGGACGTGGTGTCGTAATCTCTGTTTACTATCAAAACTGTTCTTGGATCACAAAACGTTGTATTATGATGTTGAcccatttttattttattgcATGACAAGACGAGATGAACTTGGCCATCACCTGGTGGGGTACTTTTCTAAGGAAAAGGAATCCGCAGATGCTTACAATGTGGCATGTATCTTAACACTACCACAATATCAAAGAATGGGGTATGGTAAGTTGTTGATCGAATTTTCTTACGAGTTGTCgaagaaggaaaacaagGTTGGTTCGCCGGAAAAACCCTTATCTGATCTAGGTTTATTATCCTACAGAGCCTATTGGTCAGACACTTTGATAACTCTACTAGTGGAGCATAAAAAGGAGATTACTATCGACGAAATAAGTTCGATGACCTCAATGACTACAACGGACATACTGCACACTGCAAAGactttgaatattttacGATACTATAAGGGACAGCATATCATTTTCTtaaatgaagatattttAGATCGATACAATCTACTGAAAGccaaaaagagaagaaacaTAGATGCGAACAGGCTCATTTGGAAACCACCGGTATTTACTGCATCCCAGTTACGCTTTGCCTGGTAA
- the MET7 gene encoding tetrahydrofolate synthase, with protein MIIRNPLRMIGKTYHDAVTALNSLQSNYANIMAIRQTGDRKNIMTLLEMHEWSRRIGYSSSDFNKLNIVHITGTKGKGSTAAFTSSILGQYKEQLPRIGLYTSPHLKSVRERIRIDGEPISEEKFAKYFFEVWDRLDKTTSSLDKFPHMVTGSKPGYFKFLTLLSFHTFIQEGCKSCVYEVGVGGELDSTNIIEKPTVCGVTLLGIDHTFMLGDTIEEIAWNKGGIFKPGAPAFTVEEQPPKGLEVLQERAEERKTTLTEVPVFRQLQDVKLGIAGDFQKSNASLAVMLASEVLSACKILNKKICCNPDAPLPEKFIDGLKSTKWEGRCQVLERGKDTWYIDGAHTKDSMVAASTWFRETVRSSNKKKILLFNQQSRDAKALIDNLHASVSPDVNFDDVIFTTNVTWKSGSYSADLVSMNTSQEDVENLKVQELLAKDWTEIDKNHARVHVTPNIETANELIEKSYDCPVEIFVTGSLHLVGGLLVVFDRLDEK; from the coding sequence ATGATAATCAGGAATCCATTAAGAATGATCGGCAAAACCTATCATGATGCTGTTACCGCATTAAATTCGTTACAGTCCAATTATGCCAATATCATGGCTATCCGCCAAACAGGTGATCGTAAAAACATCATGACATTATTGGAAATGCATGAATGGTCCAGACGAATTGGTTACTCTTCATCAGACTTTAATAAATTGAACATCGTTCATATTACCGGAACAAAAGGTAAAGGCTCCACGGCCGCATTTACTTCATCCATTTTGGGCCAATATAAAGAACAGCTTCCTCGTATCGGGCTATATACATCTCCACATCTGAAATCAGTGAGAGAAAGGATAAGAATTGATGGTGAGCCAATCTCCGAAGAAAAGTTTGCCAAATATTTCTTCGAAGTTTGGGACCGTTTAGATAAAACAACGTCTTCATTGGATAAATTCCCACACATGGTCACAGGAAGTAAGCCCGGCTATTTCAAATTCCTCACATTACTTTCGTTTCACACTTTTATACAAGAAGGGTGTAAAAGTTGTGTCTATGAGGTCGGTGTTGGGGGTGAATTGGATAGCACTAATATAATTGAGAAACCTACTGTCTGCGGTGTTACCTTGTTGGGAATAGACCATACTTTCATGCTAGGTGACactattgaagaaattgcttGGAATAAAGGTGGGATTTTCAAACCTGGAGCACCGGCTTTTACTGTCGAGGAACAGCCTCCTAAAGGGTTGGAAGTGTTGCAAGAAAGAGCAGAGGAACGCAAAACAACGTTAACAGAAGTACCTGTATTCAGACAGTTGCAAGACGTCAAGCTCGGAATTGCTGGGGACTTCCAAAAAAGTAACGCATCTCTCGCCGTCATGTTGGCTTCCGAAGTCTTAAGTGCATGCAAAAtattaaacaagaaaatttgttgTAACCCAGATGCACCACttcctgaaaaatttatagaTGGTCTAAAAAGCACTAAGTGGGAAGGTAGGTGCCAAGTTCTTGAAAGAGGGAAAGACACATGGTATATTGATGGAGCGCACACCAAAGATAGTATGGTGGCAGCTTCTACATGGTTCAGAGAAACTGTTCGCTCTtcgaacaagaagaaaattcttcttttcaatcaaCAGAGTAGGGACGCTAAGGCTCTTATAGATAATTTACACGCATCTGTTTCTCCGGATGTCAATTTTGATGATGTGATATTCACCACAAACGTCACCTGGAAATCAGGTTCATACAGTGCCGATCTTGTTTCCATGAACACTTCTCAAGAAGATGTAGAAAACCTGAAAGTCCAAGAATTATTGGCTAAGGACTGGACTGAAATCGACAAAAATCATGCTCGTGTACATGTGACTCCGAATATAGAAACAGCAAACGaattgattgaaaaatcatACGATTGCCCTGTTGAGATATTTGTAACCGGTTCGTTGCATCTCGTTGGCGGATTGTTGGTTGTCTTTGATAGACTAGATGAAAAGTGA
- the PUS7 gene encoding pseudouridine synthase PUS7, which translates to MSDLTDVTVKRSLDTTVESPENVAKKSKIEQRIQIDSGIHEADVGITYFLSPELSGFKGQIKQRYTDFLVNEIDQEGNVIHLTDKGFKMPKKPQRSREEANAEREVEAARRQEFKVDSQLREELVEIFGEEDVSNIETVYRMANKMESTKSFEDKTVRTKIHQLLRQAFNNELESVTTDNNTFKIARSSKNSRANKQEKINQTKDANGVENWGYGPSKDFVHFTLHKENKDTMEAVNVITKLLRVPSRVIRYAGTKDRRAVTCQRLSISRIGMDRLNALNKTLKGMIIGNYNFSDTSLNLGDLKGNEFVIVIRDVTTGDSEVSLEDIVSNGCTSLSENGFINYFGMQRFGTFSISTHTIGRELLLSNWEKAAELILSDQENVLPKSKEARKIWAETRDAALALKQMPRQCLAENALLYSLSNQRKEDDGTYSANAYYTAIMKIPRNLRTMYVHAYQSYVWNSIASKRIELYGLKLVVGDLVIDDTEKPVSETSIDDEDFDEDVREARFVRAKAVTQEDIDSGKYTMEDVVLPSPGFDVLYPSNEELKQLYVDILKADNMDPFDMRRKVRDFSLAGSYRNVVQKPKSLEYKIIHYDDPSQQIANTDLDILNNTRAKESGQKYMKAKLDRYMPDKGGEKTAVVLKFQLGTSSYATMALRELMKLETSRRGDMCDVKQGI; encoded by the coding sequence ATGTCTGATTTAACTGATGTTACTGTAAAAAGATCCCTTGATACTACTGTTGAGTCTCCGGAAAATGTCgccaagaaatcaaagattGAACAGCGCATTCAGATAGATAGTGGTATTCATGAAGCAGATGTCGGGATTACTTATTTTCTATCCCCAGAATTGTCAGGATTTAAAGGACAAATCAAGCAACGGTACACTGACTTTTTAGTTAATGAAATTGATCAAGAAGGCAATGTCATTCATTTAACAGATAAGGGGTTTAAGATGCCAAAGAAACCTCAACGCTCTAGGGAAGAGGCCAATGCAGAAAGGGAAGTTGAAGCTGCTAGAAGACAAGAATTTAAAGTTGATTCTCAATTGAGGGAGGAATTGGTGGAGATATTTGGGGAAGAAGATGTGTCCAACATCGAAACCGTCTACCGCATGGCTAATAAGATGGAATCaacaaaaagttttgaGGATAAGACCGTTAGAACTAAGATTCATCAGTTATTACGTCAAGCTTTCAATAACGAACTTGAATCGGTAACCACTGATAACAACACTTTTAAGATTGCAAGATCTAGTAAAAATTCAAGGGCTaacaaacaagaaaagatcaacCAAACCAAAGATGCTAATGGCGTGGAAAATTGGGGATATGGTCCAAGCAAAGATTTCGTTCACTTCACCTTACAcaaggaaaataaagacACCATGGAAGCCGTCAATGTTATAACGAAGTTGTTGAGGGTTCCAAGTCGTGTCATCAGATATGCCGGTACCAAAGATCGTAGAGCTGTAACATGCCAAAGACTTTCTATTTCAAGAATTGGTATGGATAGACTAAATGCCTTAAACAAAACTCTAAAAGGGATGATTATCGGTAATTACAACTTCTCAGATACAAGTTTGAATCTGGGTGACTTGAAGGGCAATGAATtcgttattgttattagaGATGTAACTACAGGCGATAGCGAAGTCTCACTGGAAGATATTGTTTCCAACGGTTGTACATCATTATCAGAAAATGGGTTTATAAATTATTTTGGTATGCAAAGGTTTGGTACATTCAGTATCTCTACGCATACAATTGGTAGAGAATTACTTTTGTCCAACTGGGAAAAAGCTGCTGAATTGATTTTATCTGACCAAGAAAATGTGCTTCCAAAATCTAAGGAGGCTAGAAAAATTTGGGCAGAAACTAGGGATGCTGCCTTAGCCTTGAAGCAGATGCCTAGACAGTGTCTTGCTGAAAATGCattattatattctttGTCCAACcagagaaaagaagatgatggGACATACTCTGCGAACGCTTATTACACGGCTATAATGAAAATTCCAAGGAACTTGAGAACTATGTATGTGCATGCTTACCAAAGTTATGTCTGGAACTCTATCGCCAGTAAACGGATAGAGCTATATGGTTTAAAACTGGTTGTCGGTGACCTTGTCATTGATGATACTGAAAAACCTGTGTCTGAGACCAGCAtagacgatgaagattttgatgaagatgttCGTGAAGCTCGGTTTGTTCGTGCAAAAGCTGTGACTCAAGAGGATATTGACTCAGGTAAATACACCATGGAAGATGTTGTATTACCATCACCAGGGTTTGACGTGCTTTATCCTTctaatgaagaattgaagCAACTCTATGTGGATATATTAAAAGCAGACAACATGGACCCATTTGATATGAGGAGAAAGGTTCGTGATTTTTCACTAGCTGGCTCTTATAGAAACGTTGTTCAAAAGCCAAAGAGTTTAGAATATAAGATAATCCACTATGATGATCCTTCTCAACAGATAGCAAACACAGActtggatattttgaataatacAAGGGCAAAAGAAAGCGGTCAAAAGTATATGAAAGCCAAATTAGACAGATATATGCCAGATAAAGGTGGTGAGAAGACTGCTGTGGTATTAAAGTTCCAATTAGGGACATCTTCTTATGCTACCATGGCACTGCGTGAGCTAATGAAGCTCGAGACTTCTCGCCGCGGTGATATGTGTGATGTCAAACAGGGAATCTAA
- the DGA1 gene encoding diacylglycerol O-acyltransferase → MSDTINTLRRRTNEEWKATPGIAEQHEDQPSTIIDKRDQTPKPQLESCCPLATPFERRLQTLAVAWHTSSFVVFSIFALFAISTPTLWFFVIPYMIYFFFDRSPATGDVVNRYSLQFRSLSVWRWYCDYFPITLIKTAELKPTFTLSKNKNNNGKVYKIRLWPTKYSINLKSYSTIDYRDQECTGPKYLFGYHPHGIGALGAFGAFATEGCNYSKIFPGIPISLMTLVTQFHIPFYRDYLLALGISSVSRKNALRTLSKNQSICIVVGGARESLLSSTNGTQLILNKRKGFIKLAIQTGNTNLVPVFAFGEVNCYNVLNTEADSTLGKMQLWFKENFGFTIPIFYARGLFNYDFGLLPFRAPINVVVGRPIYVEQQIVNPPDDVVDHFHDLYIKELERLYYENRNKYGISEAEFKIVG, encoded by the coding sequence ATGTCAGATACAATAAACActttaagaagaagaacgaaTGAAGAGTGGAAAGCTACGCCCGGTATTGCCGAACAGCATGAGGATCAACCCTCGACAATCATCGATAAGAGAGACCAAACTCCCAAGCCACAACTAGAGTCGTGTTGTCCCTTAGCAACACCCTTTGAAAGGAGGTTGCAAACGCTGGCTGTGGCATGGCACACATCCTCTTTTGTAgtattttctatatttgCATTGTTTGCAATATCGACGCCGACACTATGGTTTTTTGTTATCCCGTACATgatctattttttctttgatagaTCTCCTGCAACTGGTGATGTGGTAAACAGATATTCCCTTCAGTTTCGTTCGTTATCAGTTTGGAGATGGTACTGTGACTACTTCCCCATAACTTTGATCAAGACCGCCGAACTGAAACCAACTTTTACGCTctcaaagaacaagaacaataACGGCAAGGTGTACAAGATCAGATTGTGGCCAACCAAATATTCTATCAACTTGAAAAGCTACTCTACCATCGATTACCGTGACCAGGAATGTACGGGGCCAAAATATCTATTCGGTTATCATCCACACGGGATTGGTGCCCTGGGCGCGTTCGGAGCATTTGCAACTGAGGGTTGTAACTATTCTAAAATCTTTCCAGGTATTCCTATTTCCTTAATGACATTGGTTACTCAATTTCATATCCCTTTTTACAGAGATTACTTGTTGGCATTAGGTATATCTTCTGTGTCAAGAAAGAATGCTTTAAGGACCTTAAGCAAAAACCAATCAATTtgtattgttgttggtggAGCCAGGGAATCTTTGTTAAGTTCAACGAATGGTACACAGCTGATCttgaacaaaagaaagggaTTTATCAAACTGGCGATTCAGACAGGGAATACCAACCTAGTCCCCGTGTTTGCATTCGGAGAGGTCAACTGTTATAACGTATTAAACACAGAAGCGGACTCGACATTGGGCAAGATGCAATTATGGTTCAAGGAAAACTTCGGCTTTACCATTCCTATTTTCTATGCAAGGGGACTATTCAATTATGACTTCGGTTTATTACCATTTAGAGCACCAATCAATGTTGTCGTAGGGAGACCCATTTATGTTGAACAACAAATAGTAAATCCTCCAGATGACGTCGTTGATCATTTCCACGACTTGTATAtaaaagaattggaaagaTTATACTACGAAAATAGAAACAAATATGGGATATCAGAAGCAGAATTCAAGATAGTTGGTTGA
- the SRL1 gene encoding Srl1p codes for MLQATTIFAILALFTGSVSAIYSNSTVSATTTLAPSYSLEAHETTVSYSDETTTFFATSTVYSTHWFTLNTATVTNEASSTSASGPAATASTQETIPTVTKAASSFSASGSAATASTHESISTSTITSTLLITLHDTTVLAPSSSAAASIGDDGSNNKGANIRSLDQTSTSSNGCVPITKFVTVTKEPITQYVTVTPNMTTQYVTVTGAFSAASVSTGNVQWFNTTTITN; via the coding sequence atgctaCAAGCCACTACCATTTTCGCTATTTTAGCCTTATTTACAGGTTCTGTCTCGGCCATCTACTCAAACAGCACGGTTTCAGCCACCACTACCTTGGCTCCAAGCTACTCATTGGAGGCCCACGAAACGACTGTGTCATACTCTGACGAGACTACCACCTTCTTCGCCACCTCCACTGTCTACTCCACGCACTGGTTCACCTTAAACACGGCCACCGTCACCAACGAGGCCTCTTCAACCTCCGCCTCTGGACCGGCAGCAACTGCATCGACTCAGGAAACCATCCCCACCGTTACCAAAGCGGCCTCATCCTTCTCCGCTTCTGGATCAGCAGCAACTGCATCGACCCATGAATCCATCTCTACCTCAACCATTACTTCCACTTTGTTGATAACTCTGCATGACACCACCGTCTTGGCTCCATCGTCATCTGCAGCAGCCAGTATCGGCGACGACGGCTCGAACAACAAGGGCGCCAACATCAGATCATTGGACCAAACCTCGACTTCTTCCAATGGTTGCGTCCCGATCACCAAGTTCGTCACCGTCACCAAGGAGCCCATCACCCAGTACGTTACAGTCACTCCCAATATGACTACTCAATACGTAACTGTCACCGGTGCTTTCTCGGCTGCCAGCGTGTCTACCGGCAACGTGCAATGGTTCAACACCACCACCATTACTAATTAG
- the SSP2 gene encoding Ssp2p — translation MHRNYYSNTEIYTKNGGSEDVRKKVLRSRKPSFFSFFNDTSSSNGNELVGFRRFAKAYLFGDGTDSCGTDSYTPVKAIANKRRSKKEHKNDQQLWKRQHHSQGCSFFIEDDINKKAETAVKDLYGNGKYNGHDSVFKGAQYTEETEYNEKATEAQNSTFPKTRSVSINDIPRGTGIGSVLSQVRGGSLERIVVYRYDTPERSLHKVDLFFLNYDGAQSFMKYATTNIFKVNGTHLRPEWIFLESTYENIMKEQSVNRILDEEKLISRCLIVKKSSSKTIVTKPSQDKSQSLENIDIQELEKDFQNFGEVLEITPIVSRKLCVSIFFYDISSAMRAMEEYEQKGSYLYNKYFKTWTIWYGKDITDQPCIDL, via the coding sequence ATGCATCGGAACTATTATTCGAATACAGAAATTTACACAAAAAACGGAGGCTCAGAAGatgtaagaaaaaaggtTTTAAGATCGAGAAAgccatcttttttttccttctttaaTGACACTTCAAGTTCAAACGGGAACGAACTTGTAGGTTTTAGACGGTTCGCAAAAGCTTATTTGTTTGGGGATGGGACTGATTCATGTGGGACTGATTCTTATACACCTGTTAAGGCAATTGCGAATAAAAGACgttcaaagaaagaacataAAAATGATCAGCAACTATGGAAAAGACAGCATCATTCACAAGGTTGCTCATTTTTTATAGAAGATGACATTAATAAAAAGGCAGAAACGGCAGTCAAGGATTTATACGGGAATGGCAAATACAACGGTCACGATTCCGTTTTTAAAGGAGCTCAGTATACGGAAGAAACAGAATACAATGAAAAAGCAACAGAGGCTCAGAATTCTACCTTTCCCAAAACAAGATCGGTGTCAATAAACGATATTCCACGTGGCACAGGAATTGGTAGCGTTTTGTCTCAAGTGCGTGGCGGatctttggaaagaatTGTGGTTTACAGGTATGATACTCCGGAACGCTCTTTGCATAAAGTTGACCTATTTTTCCTAAACTATGATGGGGCTCAGTCATTTATGAAGTATGCGACGACgaatatttttaaagtCAACGGGACTCATTTAAGACCGGAGTGGATTTTCCTTGAAAGCACATATGAAAATATTATGAAAGAACAGTCGGTAAACAGAATATTAGATGAGGAAAAACTTATATCAAGATGCTTGAtcgtaaaaaaaagttcatcAAAAACTATAGTTACCAAACCAAGTCAAGACAAATCACaaagtttggaaaacattGACATTcaagaattagaaaaggatttccaaaattttgggGAGGTTTTAGAAATTACCCCCATTGTATCAAGGAAATTATGTGTTTCCATATTCTTTTATGATATATCCAGTGCTATGAGAGCCATGGAAGAATACGAACAAAAGGGATCgtatttatataataaatacTTCAAGACATGGACAATATGGTATGGAAAAGATATTACAGACCAGCCTTGTATCGACCTGTAA
- the ENV9 gene encoding Env9p: MLDPRILPYYNPAVDRKIAVVTGGNTGIGWYTVLHLYLHGFVVYICGRNSHKISKAIQEILAEAKKRCHDRGDGPGPNIRRLGSLHYIHLDLTDLKCVERASFKILKLEDHIDVLINNAGIMAVPLEMTKDRFEVQLQTNYISHFFFTMKLLPLLRHCHGRVISLSSVGHRLEVMYWTLCKTWDYKPNMLFTWFRYAMSKTALIQCTKMLAIKYPDVLCLSVHPGLVMNTNLFSYWTRLPIVGIFFWLLFQVVGFFFGVSNEQGSLATLKCALDPALSVETDNGKYFTTGGKESKSSYVSNNVDDAASTWIWTVHQLRDRGFEI, from the coding sequence ATGCTAGACCCACGAATATTGCCATACTACAACCCTGCCGTGGACCGGAAGATTGCCGTGGTGACGGGTGGGAACACCGGGATCGGTTGGTATACCGTTCTGCACCTTTATTTGCACGGGTTCGTCGTTTACATATGTGGGAGAAACTCCCACAAGATCTCGAAGGCTATCCAGGAGATACTCGCGGAGGCGAAGAAGCGGTGCCATGACCGGGGCGACGGCCCAGGCCCGAATATACGGCGGCTGGGGTCTTTGCATTATATCCATTTGGATCTGACGGACTTGAAATGCGTGGAAAGGGCGTCgttcaagattttgaagCTGGAAGACCATATCGATGTGTTGATCAACAACGCAGGGATCATGGCGGTGCCCTTGGAGATGACGAAGGATAGGTTTGAAGTACAATTGCAGACGAACTACATTTCgcatttcttcttcacgATGAAACTGCTTCCCCTGCTTCGTCACTGTCACGGTAGAGTCATCTCTCTGTCCTCTGTGGGCCATCGGCTCGAAGTGATGTACTGGACTCTATGCAAGACATGGGACTACAAGCCCAACATGCTTTTTACCTGGTTTCGGTACGCAATGAGCAAGACGGCGCTGATCCAATGCACGAAGATGTTGGCCATTAAGTACCCGGACGTCCTGTGCCTGTCCGTCCACCCGGGCCTGGTGATGAACACAAACCTGTTCAGCTACTGGACAAGACTGCCCATTGTGggcattttcttctggcTCCTGTTTCAGGTCGTCGGGTTCTTTTTTGGCGTATCCAACGAACAAGGCTCGCTGGCCACTCTAAAATGCGCATTGGACCCTGCGTTGTCGGTCGAGACAGACAACGGGAAGTACTTCACCACGGGGGGGAAAGAATCTAAGTCGAGCTACGTTTCCAACAACGTCGATGACGCAGCTTCGACCTGGATCTGGACCGTCCATCAGCTGAGGGACCGCGGATTCGAGATATAA